The genomic DNA CCACGGCCGCCCCGATCCGCTGGATGCCAACGAGCCGGGCAACCTGGCCCGCACCATCGCCCAGCTCAAGCTGAACTACGTGGTGATCACCAGCGTCGACCGCGACGACCTGCGCGACGGCGGTGCGCAGCACTTTGTCGATTGCATCACGCTGACCCGCGAGCTGTCGCCGGCCACCCGCATCGAAGTGCTGGTGCCGGACTTCCGTGGCCGCCTGGACAAGGCGCTGGACATCCTGCAGGCCGGCCCGCCGGACGTGATGAACCACAACATGGAAACCGTGCCCCGCCTGTACAAGCAGGCACGCCCGGGCGCTGACTACGCGCACTCGCTCAAGCTGCTGCAAGAGTTCAAGCGCCGCAACCCCACCGTGGCCACCAAGTCCGGCCTGATGGTGGGCCTGGGCGAGACCGACGAGGAAATCCTCGAAGTCATGCGCGACATGCGCGCCCACGACATCGACATGCTGACCATCGGCCAGTACCTGGCGCCGTCGGGCCACCACCTGCCGGTGATGCGCTACGTGCATCCGGACACCTTCAAGATGTTCGAGGCCGAGGCCTACAAGATGGGCTTCACCCACGCCGCCGTGGGCGCCATGGTGCGCAGTTCCTACCACGCCGACGAGCAGGCGCATAAGGCCGGGTTCGCCTGAGTCCGGCTGCGCGCCATCGCGCGCGCCTGCCGGTTTGCTCCCCTCTCCCGCGTGCGGGAGAGGGGCTGGGGGAGAGGGCGGGCGCTCGTTACGCCGTCGTGCTGGAAAAAACAGCTGGCTTCGCTTCAGGTGGTTCCTAGCTAAGCCACCCCTCTCCCCAGCCCTCTCCCCCTGAGGGGAGAGGGAGCGACAGCCGTCGTCATAGCGGCTGCGTTGGCCCATCCGTCGG from Cupriavidus sp. D39 includes the following:
- the lipA gene encoding lipoyl synthase — translated: MSDALIATSSEAPQPQAEQYDPTRKQKSADKTARIPIKIVPAEKLKKPEWIRVKAATGSSRFYEIKDILRANNLVTVCEEASCPNIGECFGKGTATFMIMGDKCTRRCPFCDVGHGRPDPLDANEPGNLARTIAQLKLNYVVITSVDRDDLRDGGAQHFVDCITLTRELSPATRIEVLVPDFRGRLDKALDILQAGPPDVMNHNMETVPRLYKQARPGADYAHSLKLLQEFKRRNPTVATKSGLMVGLGETDEEILEVMRDMRAHDIDMLTIGQYLAPSGHHLPVMRYVHPDTFKMFEAEAYKMGFTHAAVGAMVRSSYHADEQAHKAGFA